Proteins encoded by one window of Lycium barbarum isolate Lr01 chromosome 11, ASM1917538v2, whole genome shotgun sequence:
- the LOC132618622 gene encoding kinesin-like protein KIN-12F isoform X1 has protein sequence MSENKFLNTLSASSIRNFLPRSVSTKKKLNSSRFKNKMNTENVAPMDPNIQISDPPLLPTSSILKKPVSKTIDTDKLEELNRSLAPQEQLLEVHDPPVKVVARIRPANRIENGTQAVRKVSDNSVCVVDRKFNFDMVFGSNSNQEDIFQSVGAPLVKDALAGYNTSLLAYGQTGSGKTYTMWGPPSSIVEAPSPNGLQGIVPRIFQTLFSSIQREQENSEGKQINYQCRCSFLEIYDEHIGDLLDPTQRNLKIMDDPRVGFYVENITEEYVSTYEDVTQMLIKGLSSRKVGSTSINSKSSRSHIVFTCVIESWCKESSSKCFGSSKMSRMSLVDLAGFERTVPDDVGKQYLKEGKYVKKSTSLLGHLVNVLSERSQSRKLEDVSYSSSALTHLMRESLGGNAKLSVICAISPENKHNSETISTLRFGNRVKLIPNEPLVNEISEDDVNGLSDQIRQLKEELIRARSSASISVGSNYGSFRGANVRESLNQLRVSLNRSLILPSIDNEREEEEVHINENDIKELQLQIDNLRGSHGNNSKATFEKKNSLKYSSGESEHYLSCSEESEGEEINSEEILEETLDDADQEMKTMQPEYCSSISISPSRHSADLQGPLLSESPKFRSNQRKSLIISSEDNIQCSSKSSELSSLPQKQGDLIQSSLRSSRIFPGPTESLAASLHRGLEIIDYHQRNSASNKSLVSFSFEHLAVKPSPMSNDKANASIQTSSEGEQTSPFVATSFLCPKCKTKGTSSSIGTWMVPMEEASSDQVPKDSEKVLFQALEREKQLESVCKDQADKIEQLNKRLAQCKCSIEQSSLIECGKDAVDLKDNEKQASIIYQNGSQSPKNPKLLKWDDDENPESEAVTEKYEIKEIQGDVDNCGGKKLFDMAEREAMLKELGGLSTTNKSIERTRSSLLAQSMQLRKSIACAKGSGEELEKEREKWTEMESEWICLTDELRIDLEAHRQRAEKVAAELMLEKKCTDELDDALKRSVLGQARMIEHYAELQDKYNDLAEKHKLILQGIQDVKMAAAKAGKKGHGARFAKSLAAELSALRVEREREREMLKKENRSLRVQLKDTAEAVHAAGELLVRLREAEETASFAEENFTQAKEENEKLKKQIEKLKRKHKMEMITMKQYLAESRLPEAALRPPVYRQDSDVANNENTIQHNEYDDQSWRAEFGAIYQEHI, from the exons ATGTCAGAAAACAAATTCTTAAACACCCTTTCAGCCTCGTCGATCCGTAATTTCCTTCCAAGATCAGTTTCAACTAAGAAAAAATTGAATTCAAGTCGATTTAAGAATAAAATGAATACTGAAAATGTTGCTCCTATGGATCCTAACATTCAAATCAGTGATCCCCCACTGTTACCTACAAGTTCCATACTCAAAAAACCCGTTTCGAAGACGATTGATACTGATAAATTAGAAGAACTGAACAGATCTTTGGCCCCACAAGAACAACTACTAGAAGTTCATGATCCACCAGTCAAG GTTGTTGCAAGGATTAGACCTGCTAATCGTATTGAGAATGGAACCCAAGCTGTTCGCAAAGTTTCTGATAATTCAGTGTGTGTTGTTGATAGAAAGTTTAACTTTGACATGGTTTTTGGTTCAAATTCAAATCAG GAAGATATATTTCAATCAGTTGGTGCCCCTTTAGTTAAGGATGCATTGGCAGGTTACAATACTTCTCTCTTAGCTTATGGACAG ACTGGAAGCGGTAAGACTTATACCATGTGGGGACCTCCTAGTTCCATTGTTGAGGCTCCATCACCTAATGGACTTCAAGGCATTGTCCCGCGCATTTTTCAGACATTGTTTTCTAGTATTCAAAGA GAGCAAGAGAACTCTGAAGGTAAACAGATAAATTACCAGTGTCGTTGCTCATTCCTAGAG ATATATGATGAACATATTGGGGATCTACTCGATCCTACACAGCGAAATTTAAAG ATAATGGATGATCCAAGAGTTGGATTCTATGTTGAGAACATAACTGAAGAATATGTGTCTACCTATGAGGATGTCACCCAGATGTTGATTAAG GGCCTTTCAAGTAGAAAAGTTGGATCAACGAGCATAAATTCGAAGAGTTCTAGGTCCCATATTGTTTTTACCTGCGTCATTGAGTCCTGGTGCAAG GAGTCCTCATCGAAGTGTTTTGGTAGTTCAAAGATGAGCAGAATGAGCCTTGTTGATCTTGCTGGATTTGAAAGAACTGTACCTGATGATGTTGGTAAACAGTACCTTAAGGAAGGGAAGTACGTAAAGAAGTCCACATCACTGCTCGG GCATTTGGTAAATGTCCTCTCTGAAAGGAGCCAGTCCAGGAAACTTGAGGATGTTTCGTATAGCAGTTCCGCTTTGACTCATTTAATGAGAGAATCACTTGGAGGGAATGCTAAACTCTCCGTCATATGTGCCATCAGCCCAGAAAACAA ACATAATAGTGAAACTATAAGCACTCTGAGATTTGGGAATCGGGTGAAACTCATACCAAATGAGCCATTGGTAAATGAAATATCAGAAGATGATGTTAATGGCCTGAGTGATCAGATTCGCCAACTGAAG GAAGAGCTTATAAGAGCTCGGTCAAGTGCAAGCATTTCAGTCGGAAGCAACTATGGATCCTTCAGAGGAGCAAATGTACGTGAAAGCTTGAATCAGTTGAGAGTGAGCCTTAACCGTTCTCTGATCTTACCTAGCATAGATAACGAGCGTGAAGAAGAAGAGGTTCACATAAATGAGAATGATATAAAAGAACTACAGCTCCAGATTGATAACTTACGTGGTTCACATGGAAATAACTCAAAAGCaacctttgagaagaaaaacTCTCTCAAATATTCTTCTGGAGAAAGTGAACACTATCTCAGCTGTTCAGAAGAAAGTGAAGGTGAAGAAATTAACTCAGAAGAGATACTGGAGGAGACCCTTGATGATGCTGATCAAGAGATGAAAACAATGCAGCCTGAATACTGTAGTAGTATCTCAATCAGCCCATCCCGTCATTCTGCTGATCTTCAGGGGCCGCTGTTGTCAGAGTCCCCAAAGTTTCGGAGCAACCAGAGGAAGAGCTTAATTATCTCCAGTGAAGATAATATTCAATGTTCCTCCAAAAGTTCTGAATTGTCTTCCCTACCACAGAAACAAGGTGACCTTATCCAGTCTTCTTTGAGGTCCAGCAGAATATTTCCTGGGCCAACTGAGTCCTTGGCTGCCAGTCTACATAGAGGTCTAGAGATCATTGACTATCACCAGAGGAATTCCGCATCAAATAAATCTTTAGTTTCCTTCTCTTTTGAACATTTGGCAGTCAAACCAAGTCCAATGTCAAATGATAAGGCCAATGCTTCTATTCAGACATCATCCGAAGGGGAACAAACTTCTCCTTTTGTAGCCACTTCATTCCTGTGTCCAAAGTGCAAGACGAAAGGAACTTCCTCTAGTATTGGGACATGGATGGTCCCCATGGAAGAGGCAAGTTCAGATCAAGTGCCTAAA GATTCGGAGAAAGTTTTGTTCCAAGCTCTAGAGAGAGAGAAGCAGCTTGAAAGTGTATGCAAGGATCAAGCGGACAAAATTGAGCAGCTAAACAAAAGA CTAGCCCAGTGTAAATGCTCAATAGAACAAAGTTCTCTGATTGAATGCGGCAAGGATGCTGTTGATCTCAAGGACAATGAGAAGCAAGCTTCAATAATCTATCAGAATGGAAGTCAATCACCAAAGAACCCAAAG CTCCTGAAATGGGATGATGATGAAAATCCTGAGTCTGAAGCTGTAACAGAGAAGTATGAAATTAAAGAAATTCAGGGCGATGTGGACAACTGTGGTGGCAAAAAATTGTTTGATATGGCTGAGAGAGAAGCAATGCTCAAAGAACTTGGAGGTCTAAGCACTACAAATAAATCAATTGAAAGAACCAGATCCTCTTTGTTGGCACAATCAATGCAGCTTAGAAAATCAATTGCATGTGCTAAAGGTTCTGGTGAAGAACTTGAGAAGGAAAGAGAAAAATGGACTGAAATGGAGAGCGAGTGGATTTGTCTAACTGATGAACTGAGAATTGATCTTGAGGCTCATCGCCAGCGTGCAGAAAAGGTGGCAGCAGAATTAATGTTGGAGAAGAAGTGCACAGACGAGTTGGATGATGCCCTCAAAAGATCCGTCCTTGGGCAAGCCAGAATGATTGAGCATTACGCGGAATTACAGGACAAGTACAACGACTTAGCTGAGAAGCATAAGTTGATATTGCAAGGGATCCAAGATGTGAAAATGGCTGCAGCAAAAGCAGGAAAAAAAGGTCATGGTGCTCGCTTCGCCAAGTCTCTCGCTGCAGAGCTCTCCGCTTTGAGAGtggaaagggagagagagagggaaatgCTGAAAAAGGAGAATAGAAGCCTTAGAGTTCAACTTAAAGACACTGCTGAAGCTGTTCATGCAGCTGGAGAACTTCTTGTTAGGTTGAGAGAAGCAGAGGAAACAGCTTCATTTGCTGAG
- the LOC132618622 gene encoding kinesin-like protein KIN-12F isoform X2 gives MSENKFLNTLSASSIRNFLPRSVSTKKKLNSSRFKNKMNTENVAPMDPNIQISDPPLLPTSSILKKPVSKTIDTDKLEELNRSLAPQEQLLEVHDPPVKVVARIRPANRIENGTQAVRKVSDNSVCVVDRKFNFDMVFGSNSNQEDIFQSVGAPLVKDALAGYNTSLLAYGQTGSGKTYTMWGPPSSIVEAPSPNGLQGIVPRIFQTLFSSIQREQENSEGKQINYQCRCSFLEIYDEHIGDLLDPTQRNLKIMDDPRVGFYVENITEEYVSTYEDVTQMLIKGLSSRKVGSTSINSKSSRSHIVFTCVIESWCKESSSKCFGSSKMSRMSLVDLAGFERTVPDDVGKQYLKEGKYVKKSTSLLGHLVNVLSERSQSRKLEDVSYSSSALTHLMRESLGGNAKLSVICAISPENKHNSETISTLRFGNRVKLIPNEPLVNEISEDDVNGLSDQIRQLKEELIRARSSASISVGSNYGSFRGANVRESLNQLRVSLNRSLILPSIDNEREEEEVHINENDIKELQLQIDNLRGSHGNNSKATFEKKNSLKYSSGESEHYLSCSEESEGEEINSEEILEETLDDADQEMKTMQPEYCSSISISPSRHSADLQGPLLSESPKFRSNQRKSLIISSEDNIQCSSKSSELSSLPQKQGDLIQSSLRSSRIFPGPTESLAASLHRGLEIIDYHQRNSASNKSLVSFSFEHLAVKPSPMSNDKANASIQTSSEGEQTSPFVATSFLCPKCKTKGTSSSIGTWMVPMEEDSEKVLFQALEREKQLESVCKDQADKIEQLNKRLAQCKCSIEQSSLIECGKDAVDLKDNEKQASIIYQNGSQSPKNPKLLKWDDDENPESEAVTEKYEIKEIQGDVDNCGGKKLFDMAEREAMLKELGGLSTTNKSIERTRSSLLAQSMQLRKSIACAKGSGEELEKEREKWTEMESEWICLTDELRIDLEAHRQRAEKVAAELMLEKKCTDELDDALKRSVLGQARMIEHYAELQDKYNDLAEKHKLILQGIQDVKMAAAKAGKKGHGARFAKSLAAELSALRVEREREREMLKKENRSLRVQLKDTAEAVHAAGELLVRLREAEETASFAEENFTQAKEENEKLKKQIEKLKRKHKMEMITMKQYLAESRLPEAALRPPVYRQDSDVANNENTIQHNEYDDQSWRAEFGAIYQEHI, from the exons ATGTCAGAAAACAAATTCTTAAACACCCTTTCAGCCTCGTCGATCCGTAATTTCCTTCCAAGATCAGTTTCAACTAAGAAAAAATTGAATTCAAGTCGATTTAAGAATAAAATGAATACTGAAAATGTTGCTCCTATGGATCCTAACATTCAAATCAGTGATCCCCCACTGTTACCTACAAGTTCCATACTCAAAAAACCCGTTTCGAAGACGATTGATACTGATAAATTAGAAGAACTGAACAGATCTTTGGCCCCACAAGAACAACTACTAGAAGTTCATGATCCACCAGTCAAG GTTGTTGCAAGGATTAGACCTGCTAATCGTATTGAGAATGGAACCCAAGCTGTTCGCAAAGTTTCTGATAATTCAGTGTGTGTTGTTGATAGAAAGTTTAACTTTGACATGGTTTTTGGTTCAAATTCAAATCAG GAAGATATATTTCAATCAGTTGGTGCCCCTTTAGTTAAGGATGCATTGGCAGGTTACAATACTTCTCTCTTAGCTTATGGACAG ACTGGAAGCGGTAAGACTTATACCATGTGGGGACCTCCTAGTTCCATTGTTGAGGCTCCATCACCTAATGGACTTCAAGGCATTGTCCCGCGCATTTTTCAGACATTGTTTTCTAGTATTCAAAGA GAGCAAGAGAACTCTGAAGGTAAACAGATAAATTACCAGTGTCGTTGCTCATTCCTAGAG ATATATGATGAACATATTGGGGATCTACTCGATCCTACACAGCGAAATTTAAAG ATAATGGATGATCCAAGAGTTGGATTCTATGTTGAGAACATAACTGAAGAATATGTGTCTACCTATGAGGATGTCACCCAGATGTTGATTAAG GGCCTTTCAAGTAGAAAAGTTGGATCAACGAGCATAAATTCGAAGAGTTCTAGGTCCCATATTGTTTTTACCTGCGTCATTGAGTCCTGGTGCAAG GAGTCCTCATCGAAGTGTTTTGGTAGTTCAAAGATGAGCAGAATGAGCCTTGTTGATCTTGCTGGATTTGAAAGAACTGTACCTGATGATGTTGGTAAACAGTACCTTAAGGAAGGGAAGTACGTAAAGAAGTCCACATCACTGCTCGG GCATTTGGTAAATGTCCTCTCTGAAAGGAGCCAGTCCAGGAAACTTGAGGATGTTTCGTATAGCAGTTCCGCTTTGACTCATTTAATGAGAGAATCACTTGGAGGGAATGCTAAACTCTCCGTCATATGTGCCATCAGCCCAGAAAACAA ACATAATAGTGAAACTATAAGCACTCTGAGATTTGGGAATCGGGTGAAACTCATACCAAATGAGCCATTGGTAAATGAAATATCAGAAGATGATGTTAATGGCCTGAGTGATCAGATTCGCCAACTGAAG GAAGAGCTTATAAGAGCTCGGTCAAGTGCAAGCATTTCAGTCGGAAGCAACTATGGATCCTTCAGAGGAGCAAATGTACGTGAAAGCTTGAATCAGTTGAGAGTGAGCCTTAACCGTTCTCTGATCTTACCTAGCATAGATAACGAGCGTGAAGAAGAAGAGGTTCACATAAATGAGAATGATATAAAAGAACTACAGCTCCAGATTGATAACTTACGTGGTTCACATGGAAATAACTCAAAAGCaacctttgagaagaaaaacTCTCTCAAATATTCTTCTGGAGAAAGTGAACACTATCTCAGCTGTTCAGAAGAAAGTGAAGGTGAAGAAATTAACTCAGAAGAGATACTGGAGGAGACCCTTGATGATGCTGATCAAGAGATGAAAACAATGCAGCCTGAATACTGTAGTAGTATCTCAATCAGCCCATCCCGTCATTCTGCTGATCTTCAGGGGCCGCTGTTGTCAGAGTCCCCAAAGTTTCGGAGCAACCAGAGGAAGAGCTTAATTATCTCCAGTGAAGATAATATTCAATGTTCCTCCAAAAGTTCTGAATTGTCTTCCCTACCACAGAAACAAGGTGACCTTATCCAGTCTTCTTTGAGGTCCAGCAGAATATTTCCTGGGCCAACTGAGTCCTTGGCTGCCAGTCTACATAGAGGTCTAGAGATCATTGACTATCACCAGAGGAATTCCGCATCAAATAAATCTTTAGTTTCCTTCTCTTTTGAACATTTGGCAGTCAAACCAAGTCCAATGTCAAATGATAAGGCCAATGCTTCTATTCAGACATCATCCGAAGGGGAACAAACTTCTCCTTTTGTAGCCACTTCATTCCTGTGTCCAAAGTGCAAGACGAAAGGAACTTCCTCTAGTATTGGGACATGGATGGTCCCCATGGAAGAG GATTCGGAGAAAGTTTTGTTCCAAGCTCTAGAGAGAGAGAAGCAGCTTGAAAGTGTATGCAAGGATCAAGCGGACAAAATTGAGCAGCTAAACAAAAGA CTAGCCCAGTGTAAATGCTCAATAGAACAAAGTTCTCTGATTGAATGCGGCAAGGATGCTGTTGATCTCAAGGACAATGAGAAGCAAGCTTCAATAATCTATCAGAATGGAAGTCAATCACCAAAGAACCCAAAG CTCCTGAAATGGGATGATGATGAAAATCCTGAGTCTGAAGCTGTAACAGAGAAGTATGAAATTAAAGAAATTCAGGGCGATGTGGACAACTGTGGTGGCAAAAAATTGTTTGATATGGCTGAGAGAGAAGCAATGCTCAAAGAACTTGGAGGTCTAAGCACTACAAATAAATCAATTGAAAGAACCAGATCCTCTTTGTTGGCACAATCAATGCAGCTTAGAAAATCAATTGCATGTGCTAAAGGTTCTGGTGAAGAACTTGAGAAGGAAAGAGAAAAATGGACTGAAATGGAGAGCGAGTGGATTTGTCTAACTGATGAACTGAGAATTGATCTTGAGGCTCATCGCCAGCGTGCAGAAAAGGTGGCAGCAGAATTAATGTTGGAGAAGAAGTGCACAGACGAGTTGGATGATGCCCTCAAAAGATCCGTCCTTGGGCAAGCCAGAATGATTGAGCATTACGCGGAATTACAGGACAAGTACAACGACTTAGCTGAGAAGCATAAGTTGATATTGCAAGGGATCCAAGATGTGAAAATGGCTGCAGCAAAAGCAGGAAAAAAAGGTCATGGTGCTCGCTTCGCCAAGTCTCTCGCTGCAGAGCTCTCCGCTTTGAGAGtggaaagggagagagagagggaaatgCTGAAAAAGGAGAATAGAAGCCTTAGAGTTCAACTTAAAGACACTGCTGAAGCTGTTCATGCAGCTGGAGAACTTCTTGTTAGGTTGAGAGAAGCAGAGGAAACAGCTTCATTTGCTGAG